The Hydra vulgaris chromosome 05, alternate assembly HydraT2T_AEP genome includes the window gtgttttttgtcaaaaatcaaatgttttttgttgcGCTCTGGAAGCGCTACTCTTAGTTTAGAACTTTAATCCTAATACATGACAATATGTTAGTTTGTTTTACTTGTTCTTTATATGTGATTTATGTGAtctgaaataaattaataataataagtaagaACTGTAgatttgaaagtcacaaaacGATTCATTTTTCCTGATATTTGGTATCTAGAAGCTCCAAAAATGTTTAGAAGCTTATGTGTATATGTGATCTAAAATCAAAGGGGACTTTAGGGGGTGGGGGTTAAAAAAACCCAgctataacttgaaaattacCCTAAAGAAGgtaattttcaagttatagtcgggtttttttttacaaatttaattgattatttAGGCAATTGACGCAATTCAGTTGGGTAAATTTTAGTCGAGTAAATTTAAGTTTTGAggatttcttatttttattatttttttaagaagccAGTCGGTACTTTTAAAGGGGTTACCCCTACCCCTCATTTTATTCGTAGAACTATCTCTGtctgaaataaattaatattaatagtaatattaaaaaatatcgaTTGTGATCGAtcatatgtatattatttagatcgatttgaaataaattattctgaaataatatttaataaaatttatttactaaataatatctgatttatttacttaacatattcaaaataaattagatattattagatattatatatgaaataaatcaGATATTATTCGGATCGAtctgaaataaattaataataataataacaataataacaataatgataataagCCCCtaccaatgatatattatataaacttgatGTCTAACTTCGATCAAAAAGCGGATtagatttgtaaacaaatattatttaacttttcttttctcaaatgaagtaaatatattttaaatataaatattatttatgtaaaagtgttAAGAGGAAAGTAGAATACtcgaaaaataataatttatgtttccTGAATTCATTTTCGATTAGAAAgggattaaagttttgaatagaaaagtgAAACGAAACAAgcttttgaagtatttttatggtctataatacttttaaacaaacCTAGGgtcatgaaaatttttttataagtatttcataattattaaaatgtgtttttgaaTAATCTTTAACTTATTGGGATTTTTTGATGCTCTAAACTTGCATCTTTAACTCTTCACACATCTTCTgcttttgccctttttacaaatgaactatatttataaacaaaaaaaagtggcTTCATTTTTCGTCCCGTAAGTTAgacatttagtttatataatatcaataatatattatataaactagatgttGAACTAGCGGGATTTTATAGGACAAAAAATGAAaccgcttttttttatttataactatagtaaagtagtaaaattttatttataacattggTAAAATAGTCAAAAGCTGAAGTCGAAGTgtgaaataaaagttaaaaatgcaagtcaaaagctcccaataaattaaagataattcaaaaacacgttttaataattataaaatacttataaaagtttttttatgagtctatgtttattaaaaagtattttaattcattaaaatgcTTCAAAAGCGTTTGTCGTCTTACTTTgattattcaaaactttaactctttttaatcgaaaataaattactgaatcataaattattattttacaagtattctAATTTCCGTTTaacacttttacataaatagtatttaaatttaaaatatatttacttaatttaaaagaaaagttaaaaatatttgtttacaaatttaatccacCATTTGTAAAAAAGGCAAAAAGCGGCTTCACTTCTCGGATCGAAGTTAGACatttcattatataatatatcattgtataataatatatcattgtataataatatatcattgagTTTATATAGTTCGGTGTCGTTATTGCGAAATTTTAAGAgcgaaaattttaaaagcgaAGGCCGGGAAAGCGAAAAAGTTAAAAGCGGAGAAATGGGTTAAgcgagaaaaaaattttggtaacaTTGGTAAtctcatcatttttatttatgggTTAATATTTAAAAGGAAAACGTAATTgactatttatattaaaattgctAATTTTCAAAGGGCATATATTTTAGGACAAGAATAAGGAGACAGAAGAGtaggtatttttataaagttagacTCTAAATCTCTTACTCTAACTTAGAGAAATCGATTAAAAGCATCGAACTCTCCAGGGTCTTTGACAAATCTAAGTAAAAGTATCATTTAGGAGAGggataattattaataaagattgCATTTGGATTGTCTCATTTTAAAGGTGTTACAATTGAAGTGAGTTAAGAAAAGTTAATTTCAGAATTAATTTcatgaagtttatattttatagaagaTAGAGTAAGgtgaaattaaattgtttagaatTTTGCTCCAAAATAAAGTGTAAAAGTTGGGTGTTTATACCAACGATAAGAGGTGAAACTAGTTGTCTTCACACAAAAAATTTAGCGAAGTAACAGTGGTTCTATTTTATGTGCCATCATATTGGTTCTATTTTATGTGCCAGTTAGATTTATTGGTGAGTAATCTGCAAAATGAAgtgaatttttaatatttgcgttataattaatttttttatcagacaTTTTAGAGAAATGAATAATAGCTCAGAGCCTGTGTCAAAAAGgactaatacatatatatatatatatatatatatatatatatatatatatatatatatatatatatatatatatatatatatatatatatatatatatatatatatatatatacatacacacaaatGACTTACtatatgcaaatttttatattactttgtaaaaataaagttaatttaatttgtttagatGAACTTGCTTTAGAGAGGATCAGTCAGTTATATCTCTATTATatgaattaatttattatttagacaTTTACTATTAGTTTTCAAATACAGTTCTTTATTATGTCTATGTAGATTGTTGttagttgtatttttgtataccTAGTTCTTACATTTTATtaagtcactttttttttctgtagacAAATTAGAACAAACAATCAGTAAGTttagtttaaattgttttagttactatatcatttaaaagtatttgtaacGGGTGATGCAGAACTTATCGGACAAATCCTAATTTCATTATTTGAgcataataattagtttttgtggttttatacGTAGGCATAAAtgttctataaaatataaactttattatttgaaacacaattatttaaaatgaggtTAAATGCAGCTGAACGAGAATCTTTTCGAAAGcgactaaaaatattttttgtaaataaacctaatataaaaaaaaaaaaaaatcgtaaatcattttgaaaaggaAGGATTTGCTCGAAGTACAATATAAGATAACCTAAAAAGACTTGAAACTGttcaatcattttttgataGAAAGCACCCTGGCCGTCCGACATCCTGGACTAGAGAAAATAAAGCCCAATTAACGAGACTTGTCAACAATCGAAAAGGGGTCAGTCAGAGAAAAATAGGTATTAAATTCGGTGTAAATCAATCGACAATTGGttgtcagttaaaaaaaatgaatattaaatatagaaaacgTGAAAAGACTCCAAAATACACTATAGAACAACAAATAAAGGCAAAGAAAAGAAGCAGGAAACTAGTTAACCAACTCTATAACACAAAATCGCTTCTAGTCATCAATGAcgaaaaattcttttgttttgcAGGGGACAACATGCCTGGAAATTCTGGATACTACacaaacaacaaaaagacaTGCCCAGAAAGTGTTCATTTTATAGGAAAAgagaaatttccaaaaaaattattaatgtggATAGCCATATCTGACCGTGGTATGTCCGAGCCATTGTTTCGCACTTCCAAGACTGTAGTGATCAATTCATCaatctatattaatgaatgttTAGAAAAACGACTTCTTCCATTTATTTTCAAGTATCATGGAAACTTTGACTATTTATTTTGGCCAGATTTAGCAAGTTCTCATTATTCTAAAGATTCTCTAAATTGGATGGACCAATATGTCTATTACGTTGATAAAGAATCCAATCCCCCAAATGTGCCTCAAGCACGaccaattgaaaatttttggaCATTTGGCACAAAAGGTTTACGAGGGAGGTTGGCAAGCTTCAACAGAGCAAGTTATGATTGATCGCATTAAACTAAAACTACAAGAAattgatttaaactttttacagtCGCATATGAAAGGCGTCAGAGCAAAATTGAGATCAATTGCAGATGGTGgtgttttttcatataaaaaataatatatttttattaaaagataaatgctttatttaaaaaaaatataatagtagtttgtttttttatttataaataagttattgacGTTTTCATTTTGTCCGATAACTTCCGCATCACCCGTTATGCTGTGTTAGTATTACTTGTTAGCTTTGAATAAACGTTTTGATGTAAAATTGGTAATTAGGTGAGTACGGCCAGCAGATACGTAAGTTTCATAGATTTCTATATTTTTCAACATATAACTAATTGATACATCATTACAAATATAAACTTCAAGtaaacgttttaatttaaaattggtatttagGTGAATGTGGCAAACAATTATGTAAGTTTTGTaggtttcaatatttttaaatgtatacttTGTTAATACATCATTATTAGACCCGCAAGCCGCCGCCATTAGCCGCTAGCCGTCGCCAAGCACTGCTTTATTTTTAGCCAGCTGTGAAAAATGCCTTCGCCAGCCATGAAAATAAGTCACCATAGCCAGCCGTTAAAATCATAGTTAGTTAAttgatttaaatctttaaataagtttatgtccaattttttttttaattctatcatATCACCTATCACCAATCGCTTCGTAATATTGTTTTTAGGTTTAACCGTGGAATTCCATGAGTCTCGTGTTAATATACCGTATGTTCGAATACCTTAATTTTCGCGCTATAAATAAAGTCTCTTGCAGTCCGAAAACAGTCAATGTttatccataaaaaaaaaagaaaagttgtgcgcaatttaaactttaaaatgaaaagaaacaATCATTCTAAAGGTCCGAATTATCATTATtgcttgtatttatatatatatatatatatatatatatatatatatatatatatatatatatatatatatatatatatatatatatatatatatatatatatatatatatatatgtaataaaaaatagatattgcAAATAATGACTTTGAAATTGGTCATTaacatatacaaaattatacaatCTTACCAGTGGTAGGCTGTGTAGATTcgactaaaattaaattaaaaattgtacaCAATAtcatttgaaattaattaaaattgaggTGCAACAACTATactaacaaaatgaaaataaacaatgaaaatataactataaaaaatataaagataatatatttataagcaaCATGGTTATAAACttagtttctccgcgcagcggccttgctcggcaaggtttgtgtttcggagttaaagagttgagagagggttgcaCCAcgaataacaactaaaaaataaaaacacaaaaaaatgagtagcatcctcgactgtagtggcccccctcgggccttggggaggtgaataatctaaaaaaaaaaaaaaaaaacttattaacaaaCAACAAACTTATTAACAAACAACAAACACAGATAAAGATAGTATAGATGAAAGATAGTATAGAATGAATTAGATGAATGTTTACATTTCCGTCGCATGCGCACTAGGTGGCAGGAATTCAAAAACCGATTTGCAAACAGTGAACGTTtattgaacaaatatttatgtaaataatctGCATTGTAACTTAAtaagattaaagttttttaaaaactcctaAAATATAATGCCTGACAGTTGTTGTGCTGTAGGGTGTATGAAAAAAAGGATAAAAGGCGATAAAAGCTTGAGTTTTTACCGAATTCTTTTTGGAAATACAGAAGAATCAAATAACAGAAGAGTTTTGTGGTTGCAAGCTTTAAAACGTGAAAACTGGTCAACAAGTATGATTGACAACGCAAGATTATgtagtaaacattttatttcaggtaattaaataatttttttgataactagaagtttttacaatgttattattatctttGTTTCAAACAatgtttgtatttaatttaacataacttcttttattttgataaaacaaaagaagtttgcatttttattttctctatttaggaaaaaaatcgGACAATCCTAATAGTCCTGATTATGTTCcatctgtttttttatacagacagcaatctttttcaaaaaaacatcaaagtattgaaagatttgaaagaagctgtaaaagaacaaaaaaaagtactgaAGATAATTTATCTCAAACAAGAGCTGAAAATGAACAGATGTCAGTTAACATGGATGCAGTAACATCTGTTGACCCTTTCAAATTAAATCAAGGTAAATaagttgtaatttaattttaagaagtTACTTGCgttctttgataaaataaatggttacatgtttatttttttagaatctcAGACTGATGAtgttaattttgttgctgaGCTACATTCCAAAGTCAAAACTTTGAGTATAAACAATGTTGAATTAAAGATTACCTTAAACAAAGCCATAACATCAGCATATGTTTCTCAGtatatttcatttgaaaaactaaaagatgATAATtcacttttatctttttatactGGTTTGCcaaatgcaaatttatttttgtggtatttatcattatttaatgattttgtaAAACTAATGACAAATATACCAATGGAAGAccatttattgttaatattaatgaaaatcaaacttggatttttaaataaagacttGAGCTTTAGATTTGGGTTTTCTGAGTCAACAGTTACTAGAATATATAGAACTTGGCTTCCAATTATTGCTgaaaatgtaaagtttttaattgtttggcCAGAAAAGCATGTTTTGAGAAGAAATTTGCCAAcaagtttttgcaaaaagttttataattgtgTTGCAATAATTGATTGtatggaaatatttattgaaagaCCTTTTAGTCTTCATGCTCGAGGCCAAACTTggtcaaattataaaaacaacaacactaTTAAATATCTCATTGGTATAACTCCATCAGGTGCTGTAAGTTTTTTATCACCTGGATGGGGTGGCAGAGTGTCAGATaaagaaattacaattaaatccggatttttagaaaaaataacccATAGAGATTGTGTACTTGCTGATAGAGGATTTACCCTTGTTGAAGAATTTGCTACACAGGGAGggattttaaaattaccaaaattCACCAAAGGAAAAAAGCAAATGTCTTCTGCTGAAGTCGATGAATCACGTCAAATTGCACATGTAAGAATTCATGTTGAAAGGGTAATTGGACGGTTAAGAAAATTTCGAATTCTTCAGAGCATTATCCCAATAACTCAAGTTGATTTACTTGACAATGTAATGGTAATGATAACATCATTAGTAAATATTAACAGTAGTGTTGTTCCTCCAAGCTCATAGGagtgaaaaacctttttttcttaaaaaaattttataaatataatatatcctTCAGTTTATTTGTATGCATTCCTTGCAGAACCATTTACCTTTAGgggcattttttatttcaatacaaCTGTAATAAAACCATCCTATTTTGCAGTTTTTTCCATCGCATCCAATCATTGGGGTAAAAATTGGGCGTTTGCAAATGCAGTATGTTTGATCGGTCAAAAGGTTATTTGGATCATTTTTTCTAGACACTATTTCAGGTagtaagaattttaaaaatattgttgtcaaCTTTGTTTCCAGTTTTTCACAAAAAACCTTATCAATTGGAACATTAATTAACATTGTATCGTTTTCATTTTTACCTTCGGTCCAAATGTAAAAATGGCAGTATGTAGTATTAGTAACATACATTTCTTGCTGCACTTGAAAGTAATACCGGTGTGTTTTCTTTACTGTATTGTCAAAATTTACAGGAAAATCCGTATCAGTTTTCCAATTTTCTAACccttttctatatttatatggGCACTTAATTTCCACTACCCCTGAACCATGACAATCAAACACACCATACTATCAGGTGAAGCACCAAGGCATGGATTTTTGTGAAGAACATGCAATCCAGTTTCTGTAACAACTATATTTGTATGCGTTTTCGCGACTAGTTGCTTGTGAGAATTTATGGCTTTAGTctccatttttttatcataactcGTAGGTTTTGTAATGATTTCTGCACTGTATTGCATCACTGTGTTTATAAACGACTTAGGGTATTTATCAACGTTTATGTTATAAGCAATTTTCGATAACGATGCGGTTATTCTACCTGCCCTGTGCAACTTCCAGATTCTGCTAGCGCTTTGAATCTTTGTAACTTGAAGTAAATTGCTGTATATGTTAAAACTCTGAGTGATTTTGTACTCCTCGTATGATTCCGCGCAATATTTTGTTAAGGggaaatattcaaaattaattgctgCAGGCAAATATAGTGAAGTAA containing:
- the LOC136080466 gene encoding uncharacterized protein LOC136080466, producing MPDSCCAVGCMKKRIKGDKSLSFYRILFGNTEESNNRRVLWLQALKRENWSTSMIDNARLCSKHFISGKKSDNPNSPDYVPSVFLYRQQSFSKKHQSIERFERSCKRTKKSTEDNLSQTRAENEQMSVNMDAVTSVDPFKLNQESQTDDVNFVAELHSKVKTLSINNVELKITLNKAITSAYVSQYISFEKLKDDNSLLSFYTGLPNANLFLWYLSLFNDFVKLMTNIPMEDHLLLILMKIKLGFLNKDLSFRFGFSESTVTRIYRTWLPIIAENVKFLIVWPEKHVLRRNLPTSFCKKFYNCVAIIDCMEIFIERPFSLHARGQTWSNYKNNNTIKYLIGITPSGAVSFLSPGWGGRVSDKEITIKSGFLEKITHRDCVLADRGFTLVEEFATQGGILKLPKFTKGKKQMSSAEVDESRQIAHVRIHVERVIGRLRKFRILQSIIPITQVDLLDNVMVMITSLVNINSSVVPPSS